In Chanodichthys erythropterus isolate Z2021 chromosome 11, ASM2448905v1, whole genome shotgun sequence, a single window of DNA contains:
- the sord gene encoding sorbitol dehydrogenase has product MDKDNLSVVLHSKGDIRLEQRPIPEPGPNDVLLQMHSVGICGSDVHYWQNGRIGDYVLKQPMILGHEASGRVVKVGSAVMHLKPGDRVAVEPGVPREVDEFFKSGRYNLSPSIFFCATPPDDGNLCRYYKHSANFCYKLPDNVTYEEGALIEPLSVGIHACRRAGVTLGSSVFVCGAGPIGLVSLLAAKAMGASQVVISDLSSDRLAKAKEIGADFLLHVKKEDAPQDIAKKVEGMLGCMPQISIECTGVQSSIQTAIYATHSGGVVVLVGLGTEMTTVPLLNAAVREVDIRGVFRYCNTWPVAIAMLASKKVNVKPLVTHRFPLEQAVQAFETTRQGLGVKVMLKCDKNDQNP; this is encoded by the exons ATGGATAAAGACAACCTCTCCGTGGTCCTGCACTCTAAAGGAGATATCAGACTG GAACAGCGTCCGATCCCGGAGCCAGGACCAAATG ATGTTCTACTTCAGATGCACTCTGTGGGCATTTGTGGATCAGACGTGCACTATTGGCAGAACGGCCGCATCGGGGACTATGTGTTGAAACAGCCCATGATACTGGGACATGAAGCCTCTGGTCGTGTGGTGAAAGTGGGATCTGCTGTGATGCACCTGAAACCAG GAGACAGAGTTGCCGTTGAGCCCGGGGTTCCTCGTGAAGTAGACGAGTTTTTTAAATCTGGACGCTACAACCTTTCTCCCAGCATATTCTTCTGTGCCACTCCTCCAGATGATGGAAACCTGTGCAGATACTACAAACACAGTGCTAACTTCTGCTACAA ACTTCCCGATAATGTGACTTATGAGGAGGGAGCCCTGATTGAGCCCCTGTCAGTGGGCATTCATGCCTGCAGGAGGGCAGGAGTCACTCTTGGAAGCTCAGTGTTTGTCTGCGGTGCAG gACCAATTGGACTAGTTTCTTTGTTGGCGGCCAAAGCCATGGGTGCTTCGCAAGTAGTAATAAGTG ACTTGTCCTCTGATCGGCTTGCCAAGGCTAAAGAGATCGGAGCAGACTTCCTGCTTCATGTGAAGAAAGAGGATGCACCACAGGACATAGCCAAAAAAGTGGAGGGAATGCTTGGTTGCATGCCTCAAATCAGCATTGAATGCACTGGAGTGCAGAGCAGCATTCAAACAGCCATCTAT GCTACTCATTCAGGAGGAGTGGTGGTGTTGGTTGGGCTTGGTACTGAGATGACCACCGTACCTCTTCTCAATGCAGCAGTCAGAGAAGTTGACATCAGAGGTGTATTCCGCTACTGTAATAC CTGGCCGGTGGCCATTGCTATGTTGGCATCTAAGAAGGTGAACGTCAAGCCACTGGTCACCCACCGTTTCCCGCTGGAGCAGGCTGTACAGGCCTTTGAGACCACCCGTCAGGGTCTTGGGGTTAAAGTTATGTTAAAATGTGACAAGAATGACCAGAACCCATGA
- the terb2 gene encoding telomere repeats-binding bouquet formation protein 2, with product MFKGKTAWFSSSVGQGVTSFWVSEGGALSSWKTANYLFSDDASSEDTKRIYHSEDYVNNQATVFHSNFLSACKPRQSVKSVPIGHYVLPPDSIQNEMRVVIGRFIWEKDEQVMCEEQLKTEVSEDSLSDETEDQPVREKNSQDDYQAVALQNKVCSCCEMQQYPVNNMISGYAHIDQMKKYSGELYDFLPSLHGHNVSISNNVTPPYCHKEM from the exons ATGTTTAAAGGCAAAACCGCGTGGTTCTCCAGCAGTGTTGGACAGGGGGTAACCAGCTTCTGGG TTTCTGAAGGGGGAGCTCTTTCTTCGTGGAAAACAGCAAATTACCTCTTCAGTGATGATGCCTCTTCTGAAGACACTAAAAG GATATATCACAGTGAGGACTATGTAAATAACCAGGCAACAGTTTTCCACAGCAATTTCCTGTCAGCATGTAAACCTCGCCAGAGTGTAAAATCTGTGCCTATTGGCCACTATGTGCTTCCCCCAGACTCCATCCAGAATG AAATGAGAGTGGTAATTGGAAGGTTTATTTGGGAAAAGGATGAACAG GTGATGTGTGAAGAACAATTAAAAACCGAAGTGTCTGAAGACAGTCTGTCTGATGAGACTGAAGATCAACCAGTGAGAGAGAAGAACAG CCAGGATGATTACCAGGCTGTTGCATTACAGAACAAAGTGTGTTCATGCTGTGAGATGCAGCAGTATCCTGTTAACAACATGATCTCAG GATATGCTCATATCGATCAAATGAAGAAGTATTCAGGGGAACTTTATGATTTTCTTCCCTCCCTCCATGGCCATAATGTTTCAATATCTAATAATGTGACACCTCCTTATTGTCACAAAGAAATGTAA